Proteins from a genomic interval of Pithys albifrons albifrons isolate INPA30051 chromosome 15, PitAlb_v1, whole genome shotgun sequence:
- the LOC139679136 gene encoding protocadherin gamma-B5-like has product MAAGRRRQRRGPAGGRALLLLPGVLLCLCCRAAAERLRYTIPEELARGSLVGPLARDLGLSPEELPVRKLRLSADKQYFTLSEETGNLYVNERLDREEMCGETAFCSISFEALVHNPLNVFHIDVAIQDVNDNAPVFRKAALELEIDEWVLPGTNFPLEVAHDADVGSNSLLTYQLTSNPSFSLAMKESEDGSKPELVLERALDREKQSSFELLLTAVDGGDPVRSGTIQIRVNVTDANDNPPVFSQKRYRASLREDTPPGSAVLNVSASDADAGINALITYSFGEMPAKVLQKFVVNAETGSITLQEILDFEDTRSFSLAVEARDGGGLVAHCKVEVDVLDVNDNPPDIAILSLSSPVPEDAPAGTVVALLKVRDRDSGENGQVTCKLSGEAPLSIVASSGGSYKVVTASALDREQAAEHRVTVVARDRGSPALSSSTELVLEVSDVNDNAPVFEEAEYSAYVPENNAAGALVLRVSARDLDAGTNGRVSYWLAGGSAGAAGAAPLVSVEARSGAVYAQRSFDYEQCREFSVAVRAQDGGTPARSSTATVRVFVLDQNDNAPRVLWPAPAAGATPGAPPVPPAFEVVPRSAEAGYLVAKVVAVDADAGRNAWLSYELLQASEPALFRLGLHSGEVRTARAVSDRDAAKQRLVALVKDHGQPALSATATLHVVLADSLHEALPELSERPAGADAPAELQFYLVLALALLSALFLLSVALAVLARLRRAGPPAVLRCLGAQRFSVAGAAFPADFCEGTLPYSYNLCVAAPPRAVPEAAWPPPPLPIVSAEELLGGEPCDKPSLNSSAVVEQPPADFNAPQVCKFECFLSLP; this is encoded by the coding sequence ATGGCAGCGGGCAGGCGGAGGCAGAGGCGCGGGCCGGCAGGCGGCAgagcgctgctgctgctgcccggtgtgctgctgtgcctgtgctgccgggcggcggcggagcggctCCGCTACACCATCCCCGAGGAGCTGGCCAGAGGCTCGCTGGTGGGGCCGCTGGCGCGCGACCTGGGGCTCAGCCCGGAGGAGCTGCCGGTGCGCAAACTGCGACTGAGTGCGGACAAGCAATACTTCACCTTAAGCGAGGAAACCGGGAACCTGTACGTGAACGAGAGACTGGACCGGGAGGAGATGTGCGGCGAGACGGCATTCTGCTCTATCAGCTTCGAGGCGCTGGTGCACAACCCGCTCAATGTTTTCCACATCGACGTGGCTATCCAGGATGTGAACGACAACGCCCCGGTCTTCAGGAAGGCTGCTCTTGAACTCGAGATCGATGAATGGGTCCTTCCTGGGACTAATTTTCCGCTGGAGGTGGCCCACGATGCAGACGTGGGCAGTAACTCGCTGCTGACTTATCAGCTCACCAGCAATCCATCCTTCTCTCTAGCCATGAAGGAGAGTGAGGATGGAAGTAAGCCAGAATTAGTGCTTGAGAGAGCATTGGACCGGGAGAAGCAGAGCTCCtttgagctgctgctgacagcagtTGATGGCGGGGACCCCGTGAGGTCAGGGACTATTCAGATCAGAGTCAACGTGACCGACGCCAACGACAATCCCCCCGTGTTCTCGCAAAAGAGGTATCGGGCAAGCCTGCGCGAGGACACGCCACCAGGTTCAGCGGTGCTGAACGTGTCAGCCTCAGATGCCGACGCTGGCATCAATGCCCTTATCACCTACAGTTTCGGGGAAATGCCAgccaaagtgcttcagaaaTTCGTTGTCAATGCAGAGACTGGGTCGATTACCCTGCAGGAGATTCTGGATTTCGAGGACACACGCTCATTCAGCCTGGCCGTAGAAGCAAGAGACGGAGGCGGACTGGTGGCACACTGCAAGGTGGAAGTGGACGTGCTGGACGTGAACGATAACCCTCCAGATATCGCGATTCTGTCACTGTCGAGCCCCGTACCCGAGGACGCGCCGGCAGGCACCGTGGTGGCCCTGCTGAAAGTGCGGGACCGGGACTCCGGCGAGAACGGTCAGGTGACGTGCAAGCTGTCGGGAGAGGCACCACTGTCGATCGTGGCGTCCTCGGGTGGCTCGTACAAGGTGGTGACGGCGAGCGCGCTGGACCGCGAGCAGGCGGCCGAGCACCGCGTGACGGTGGTGGCCAGGGACCGGGGCAGCCCGGCGCTGTCGAGCAGCACggagctggtgctggaggtgTCGGACGTGAACGACAACGCGCCCGTGTTCGAGGAGGCGGAGTACAGCGCGTACGTGCCGGAGAACAACGCGGCGGGCGCGCTGGTGCTGCGCGTGAGCGCGCGGGACTTGGACGCGGGGACCAACGGGCGCGTGAGCTACTGGCTGGCGGGCGGCAGCgcgggcgcggcgggcgcggcgccgCTCGTGTCGGTGGAGGCGCGGAGCGGCGCCGTGTACGCGCAGCGCTCCTTCGACTACGAGCAGTGCCGCGAGTTCTCGGTGGCCGTGCGGGCGCAGGACGGCGGGACGCCGGCGCGCAGCTCCACGGCCACGGTGCGCGTCTTCGTGCTCGACCAAAACGACAACGCGCCGCGGGTGTTGTGGCCGGCGCCGGCCGCCGGGGCGACCCCAGGAGCACCCCCGGTGCCGCCGGCTTTCGAGGTGGTGCCGCGGTCGGCCGAGGCCGGCTACCTGGTGGCCAAGGTGGTGGCGGTGGACGCGGACGCGGGGCGCAACGCCTGGCTGTCCTACGAGCTGCTGCAGGCGTCGGAGCCGGCGCTCTTCCGCCTGGGACTGCACAGTGGCGAGGTGCGCACGGCGCGGGCCGTGTCCGACAGGGACGCGGCCAAGCAGCGGCTCGTGGCGCTCGTCAAGGACCACGGGCAGCCGGCGCTGTCGGCCACGGCCACGCTGCACGTGGTGCTGGCCGACAGTTTGCACGAGGCGCTGCCGGAGCTGAGCGAGCGGCCGGCGGGAGCCGACGCGCCGGCCGAGCTGCAGTTCTACCTGGTGCTGGCGCTGGCGCTGCTCTCGGCGCTTTTCCTACTCAGCGTGGCGCTGGCCGTGCTGGCGCGGttgcgccgggccgggccgcccgCCGTGCTGCGCTGCCTGGGCGCGCAGCGCTTCTCCGTGGCCGGCGCCGCCTTCCCGGCCGACTTCTGCGAGGGCACCTTGCCCTACTCCTATAACCTGTGCGTGGCGGCGCCGCCTCGAGCCGTGCCCGAGGCCGCTTGGCCGCCGCCTCCGCTGCCCATCGTGTCCGCGGAGGAGCTTCTGGGCGGGGAGCCGTGTGACAAGCCGAGCCTGAACAGCAGCGCCGTAGTGGAACAGCCTCCAGCTGACTTCAATGCACCTCAGGTCTGTAAATTCGAATGTTTCCTCAGTCTTCCTTGA
- the LOC139679135 gene encoding LOW QUALITY PROTEIN: uncharacterized protein (The sequence of the model RefSeq protein was modified relative to this genomic sequence to represent the inferred CDS: inserted 1 base in 1 codon), protein MSFCIKQLLLRSLISIQKTPQRRSSPSLRPKAGPLERGHPAAAVARRRLRVPLLAAAERRWSRSRRSVLAPQAAYSAGAGHSGSGTGSTGDRRRGQQRPTSRRRPRCAPATPALAAQSGWKGGRAAAGAGRVRRTLPTMTAGRRRQSREPTGGRALLLLLPAVLLCLCCRAAAERLRYTIPEELARGSLVGPLARDLGLRPDELPAQKLRLSADNQYFTVSHTDGNLYVNERLDREEMCGETASCXVSFEAVVHNPLNVFHVQVDIQDVNDNMPRFLQDNFYLEINELTSPGARFHLGIAEDSDVGSNSLQGYELENNEYFEVEAKESQDGSKFAELVLRRALDREKEQNLRLILTALDGGDPPRSGTAQLWINVTDANDNPPVFAQDRYRASLSEDTPLGSTVLNVSASDADSGTNAHITYGFGKMPAKVLQKFLVDAERGTITLQKPLDFEDTRAFSLAVEARDGGGLVAHCEVEVEVLDVNDNAPEVTLTSVSSPVPEDAPVGTVVALLKVRDKDSGENGQVTCELSGEAPLSILASWSGSYKVVTASALDREQAAEHRVTVVARDRGSPALSSSTELVLEVSDVNDNTPVFEEAEYSAYVPENNAAGALLLRVSARDLDAGTNGRVSYWLAGGSAGAAGAAPLVSVEARSGAVYAQRSFDYEQCREFSVAVRAQDGGTPARSSTATVRVFVLDQNDNAPRVLWPAPTAGAAPGAPPVPPAFEVVPRSAEAGYLVAKVVAVDADAGRNAWLSYELLQASEPALFRLGLHSGEVRTARAVSDRDAAKQRLVALVKDHGQPALSATATLHVVLADSLHEALPELSERPAGADAPAELQFYLVLALALLSALFLLSVALAVLARLRRAGPPAVLRCLGAQRFSVAGAAFPADFCEGTLPYSYNLCVAAPPRAVPEAAWPPPPLPILCAEEFLGGESCEKPSPNSTAVEGEPPVDPEALQARQGGHRSAALGACSAGRRLRAPLLTERSERKVGALQPRPLRTGSLIRSLDSWLGNRSVSDPPAVGSRAIARRRGQRRQQQAVPQVREGAGSPRSAAEICRRCCSTGGAAAEMCTAGRRWDRRQRVLLWGVLLAAWEVAWGQLRYSVPEEMPKGSFVGDVAKDLGLQLPALRDRGVRILDKGKTKYFSLHGKTGHLVIAERIDREQLCRSLQQCVLRCELIVEIEMKVYGIEVEITDINDNAPTFKDIELEQRISEMTAPGARFPLPRAHDPDLGRNSLQRYEMSGDEHFSLAVQAGPGGDQRPELVLAKALDREEEAFHELVLRASDGGDSARTGTARIHVTVLDANDNAPMFSQEEYTVSVPEDVPVGSTLVTVTATDVDEGLNGHVKYSFHKISERESELFHLDSETGEITVKNDLDFEEISCHELEVQARDGGDLSDTTKVAITLTDVNDNEPELTVSSAMSAISEDAPTATMVALLYVQDRDSGANGEVHCSLDGGVPFRLEKSFDDYYRVVTARDLDREHVSEYNLTVRATDAGSPPLQSSAVLALRVLDVNDNAPVFTRESYTARLAENNAAGALVLRVRATDADWGQNARVRYRLSEGRVRGLPLSSYVSVQAETGALYALRSFDYEEVREVELWVRAEDGGSPALSSNVSVRLLIVDENDNAPQVLYPPPPPPAGAGWSGVELAPRSSEPGTLVAKVVAVDADAGQNAWLSYELAKATEPGLFRLGLHSGEVRTARFPLARDAARHSLVVLVKDHGRPALSATATLTVLLADSVAELLAELGSAADSAAPGEPAASLTRWLVLAVAAVSCLFLAFLLLLLALRLRRWRRSQLLADTSGALRGVPATHFVGIDGVRAFLHSYSHEVSLTADSRKSHLRFSDGSCCDTLPARPPPDEPETLLGQENLPCAPPVNSAAPPVSFSYYTVSSTVF, encoded by the exons ATGTCCTTCTG CATTAAGCAACTACTTCTACGCTCGCTGATATCAATCCAGAAGACACCCCAGAGACGGAGCAGCCCCTCACTGCGGCCCAAAGCCGGGCCCCTGGAGCGCGGCCATCCGGCGGCTGCAGTGGCGAGACGGCGCCTCCGGGTGCCGCTGTTGGCCGCCGCCGAGCGGCGCTGGAGCCGCAGCCGCCGCAGCGTCCTGGCCCCGCAGGCTGCTTACTCGGCCGGCGCCGGCCACAGCGGCAGCGGCACGGGCAGCACAGGCGACAGGCGACGCGGGCAGCAGCGGCCAACAAGCCGGCGCCGGCCCCGCTGCGCTCCGGCAACCCCTGCACTCGCTGCGCAGAGCGGCTGGAAGGGAGGCCGGGCAGCGGCAGGAGCCGGCAGAGTGCGGCGAACGCTGCCGACAATGACAGCGGGCAGGCGGAGACAGAGCCGCGAGCCGACAGGCGGCAgagcgctgctgctgctgctgcccgctgtgctgctgtgcctgtgctgccgggcggcggcggagcggctCCGCTACACCATCCCCGAGGAGCTGGCCAGAGGCTCGCTGGTGGGGCCGCTGGCGCGGGACCTGGGGCTCCGCCCGGACGAACTGCCGGCGCAAAAGCTGCGTCTCAGCGCGGACAACCAATACTTCACCGTGAGCCACACAGACGGCAACCTGTACGTGAACGAGAGGCTGGACCGAGAGGAGATGTGCGGCGAGACGGCGTCCT TCGTCAGCTTTGAGGCGGTGGTGCACAACCCACTGAACGTTTTCCACGTCCAGGTGGACATCCAGGACGTGAATGACAACATGCCGCGCTTCCTGCAAGACAATTTCTATCTGGAGATCAACGAGTTGACTTCTCCTGGCGCCCGCTTTCACTTGGGCATAGCCGAGGACTCGGACGTGGGCAGCAACTCGCTGCAGGGCTACGAGCTGGAGAATAATGAGTACTTCGAGGTGGAGGCGAAGGAAAGTCAGGACGGCAGCAAGTTTGCGGAGCTCGTGCTGCGCCGAGCGCTAGACCGTGAGAAGGAGCAGAATCTGCGTCTGATCCTGACGGCGCTGGACGGCGGCGACCCGCCCCGAAGCGGCACCGCCCAGCTCTGGATCAATGTCACCGACGCCAACGACAATCCCCCCGTGTTCGCTCAGGACCGGTACAGGGCGAGCCTGAGCGAGGACACCCCTCTAGGCTCAACGGTGTTAAATGTCTCTGCCTCCGATGCTGACTCCGGCACCAATGCCCATATCACCTATGGCTTCGGGAAAATGCCAGCCAAGGTGCTTCAGAAATTCCTGGTGGACGCAGAGAGAGGGACGATCACGCTGCAGAAGCCCCTGGATTTCGAGGACACACGCGCATTCAGCCTGGCTGTGGAGGCGAGGGACGGGGGCGGACTGGTGGCGCATTGCGAGGTGGAGGTGGAGGTACTGGACGTGAACGATAACGCGCCCGAAGTGACCCTGACGTCAGTGTCGAGTCCAGTGCCTGAGGATGCACCGGTCGGCACAGTGGTGGCCCTGTTGAAAGTCCGTGACAAGGACTCCGGCGAGAACGGTCAGGTGACGTGCGAGCTGTCGGGAGAGGCGCCGCTGTCCATTCTGGCGTCTTGGAGTGGCTCGTACAAAGTGGTGACAGCGAGCGCGCTGGACCGCGAGCAGGCGGCCGAGCACCGCGTGACGGTGGTGGCCAGGGACCGGGGCAGCCCGGCGCTGTCGAGCAGCACggagctggtgctggaggtgTCGGACGTGAACGACAACACGCCCGTGTTCGAGGAGGCGGAGTACAGCGCGTACGTGCCGGAGAACAACGCGGCGGGCGCGCTGCTGCTGCGCGTGAGCGCGCGGGACTTGGACGCGGGGACCAACGGGCGCGTGAGCTACTGGCTGGCGGGCGGCAGCgcgggcgcggcgggcgcggcgccgCTCGTGTCGGTGGAGGCGCGGAGCGGCGCCGTGTACGCGCAGCGCTCCTTCGACTACGAGCAGTGCCGCGAGTTCTCGGTGGCCGTGCGGGCGCAGGACGGCGGGACGCCGGCGCGCAGCTCCACGGCCACGGTGCGCGTCTTCGTGCTCGACCAAAACGACAACGCGCCGCGGGTGCTGTGGCCGGCCCCGACGGCGGGGGCGGCCCCCGGAGCACCCCCGGTGCCGCCGGCTTTCGAGGTGGTGCCGCGGTCGGCCGAGGCCGGCTACCTGGTGGCCAAGGTGGTGGCGGTGGACGCGGACGCGGGGCGCAACGCGTGGCTGTCCTACGAGCTGCTGCAGGCGTCGGAGCCGGCGCTCTTCCGCCTGGGACTGCACAGCGGCGAGGTGCGCACGGCGCGGGCCGTGTCCGACAGGGACGCGGCCAAGCAGCGGCTCGTGGCGCTCGTCAAGGACCACGGGCAGCCGGCGCTGTCGGCCACGGCCACGCTGCACGTGGTGCTGGCCGACAGCTTGCACGAGGCGCTGCCGGAGCTGAGCGAGCGGCCGGCGGGCGCCGACGCGCCGGCCGAGCTGCAGTTCTACCTGGTGCTGGCGCTGGCGCTGCTCTCGGCGCTCTTCCTGCTCAGCGTGGCGCTGGCCGTGCTGGCGCGGctgcgccgggccgggccgcccgCCGTGCTGCGCTGCCTGGGCGCGCAGCGCTTCTCCGTGGCCGGCGCCGCCTTCCCGGCCGACTTCTGCGAGGGCACCTTGCCCTACTCCTACAACCTGTGCGTGGCGGCGCCGCCTCGAGCCGTGCCCGAGGCCGCTTGGCCGCCGCCACCGCTGCCCATCCTGTGTGCGGAGGAGTTTCTGGGCGGGGAGTCGTGCGAGAAGCCGAGCCCGAACAGCACCGCGGTGGAGGGTGAGCCGCCCGTCGACCCGGAGGCACTGCAG GCAAGACAGGGCGGGCATCGTTCGGCAGCGCTCGGTGCCTGCAGTGCCGGGAGGAGGCTGCGGGCGCCGCTGTTGACCGAGAGGAGCGAGAGGAAGGTCGGAGCGCTGCAGCCCCGCCCGCTGCGGACCGGCTCGCTCATTAGATCGCTGGATTCCTGGCTCGGAAATCGGTCCGTTTCCGATCCCCCTGCAGTGGGAAGCCGTGCTATAGCGAGGCGGAGAGGCCAACGGCGGCAGCAGCAGGCGGTGCCTCAAGTCCGAGAAGGAGCGGGATCTCCCCGGTCAGCAGCAGAGATCTGCCGGCGGTGTTGCAGTACCGGAGGTGCCGCGGCCGAGATGTGCACGGCGGGGAGGCGCTGGGACCGGCGGCAGCGAGTCCTGCTGTGGGGCGTCCTGCTGGCCGCGTGGGAGGTGGCGTGGGGGCAGCTGCGCTACTCGGTGCCCGAGGAGATGCCCAAGGGTTCGTTCGTGGGCGACGTGGCCAAGgacctggggctgcagctgccgGCGCTCCGAGACCGCGGCGTTCGCATCTTGGACAAGGGTAAGACAAAGTATTTCTCTCTGCACGGGAAGACGGGACATTTAGTGATAGCGGAAAGGATCGACAGAGAGCAGCTGTGCCGGAGTTTGCAGCAATGTGTGCTGCGCTGTGAGCTCATAGTAGAGATAGAAATGAAGGTTTACGGAATCGAAGTGGAAATCACGGACATTAATGACAACGCCCCCACCTTCAAGGACATTGAGCTGGAACAGAGAATAAGCGAGATGACAGCCCCAGGGGCGCGGTTTCCTCTACCCAGGGCTCATGACCCggatttgggaaggaattctctGCAGAGGTACGAAATGAGTGGCGACGAGCACTTCTCGCTGGCTGTTCAGGCGGGCCCCGGCGGGGATCAGCGTCCAGAACTGGTGCTGGCGAAGGCGCtggacagggaggaggaggcttTTCACGAGCTGGTACTGAGGGCGAGTGACGGTGGAGATTCGGCACGGACAGGCACAGCGCGGATCCACGTGACAGTGCTGGACGCGAATGACAACGCGCCCATGTTCAGCCAGGAGGAGTACACGGTGAGTGTGCCGGAGGATGTGCCCGTGGGATCCACCCTCGTCACTGTCACGGCCACGGACGTCGATGAGGGGTTGAATGGGCATGTCAAATACAGTTTCCATAAAATTTCAGAAAGGGAGTCAGAACTTTTTCACCTGGACTCTGAGACAGGAGAAATAACTGTTAAGAACGACTTGGATTTTGAGGAAATCTCCTGCCATGAACTGGAGGTGCAGGCACGGGACGGTGGAGACCTCTCAGACACAACAAAAGTCGCGATTACCTTGACAGATGTGAACGACAACGAGCCAGAATTGACAGTATCCTCAGCGATGAGCGCAATCTCGGAGGACGCACCGACAGCGACGATGGTGGCACTTCTATACGTGCAGGATCGCGACTCGGGGGCGAATGGCGAGGTGCACTGCTCGCTGGACGGGGGCGTCCCTTTTCGCCTGGAGAAGTCTTTTGACGACTATTACCGCGTGGTGACAGCAAGAGACCTGGACCGGGAGCATGTGTCAGAGTACAACCTGACAGTGCGGGCGACAGATGCAGGGTCACCGCCCCTGCAGAGCAGCGCCGTGCTGGCACTGCGGGTGCTGGATGTGAACGACAACGCACCAGTGTTCACGCGGGAGAGCTACACTGCGCGGCTGGCCGAGAACAACGCGGCGGGCGCACTGGTGCTGAGGGTGCGGGCGACGGACGCGGACTGGGGGCAGAACGCGCGCGTGCGCTACCGGCTGTCGGAGGGGCGGGTGCGGGGCTTGCCGCTGTCGTCGTACGTGTCGGTGCAGGCGGAGACGGGTGCGCTGTACGCGCTGCGCTCCTTCGACTACGAGGAGGTGCGCGAGGTGGAGCTGTGGGTGCGGGCGGAGGACGGCGGCTCGCCGGCGCTGAGCAGCAACGTGTCGGTGCGGCTGCTGATCGTGGACGAGAACGACAACGCGCCGCAGGTGCTctaccctcctcctcctccaccggCGGGTGCCGGCTGGTCGGGCGTGGAGCTGGCGCCGCGCTCGTCCGAGCCCGGCACACTGGTGGCCAAGGTGGTGGCGGTGGACGCGGACGCGGGGCAGAACGCCTGGCTGTCGTACGAGCTGGCCAAGGCCACGGAGCCGGGGCTTTTCCGCCTGGGGCTGCACAGCGGCGAGGTGCGCACGGCGCGCTTCCCGCTCGCCCGCGACGCGGCGCGCCACAGCCTGGTGGTGCTGGTCAAGGACCACGGCCGGCCGGCGCTGTCGGCCACGGCCACGCTCACCGTGCTGCTGGCCGACAGCGTGGCCGAGCTCCTGGCCGAGCTGGGCAGTGCGGCCGACTCGGCGGCGCCGGGCGAGCCGGCCGCCAGCCTGACGCGCTGGCTCGTGCTGGCCGTGGCCGCCgtctcctgcctcttcctcgccttcctgctgctgctgctggctctgcgCCTCAGGCGCTGGCGCCGCTCACAGCTGCTGGCCGACACCAGCGGGGCCTTGCGCGGCGTGCCGGCCACGCACTTCGTGGGCATCGACGGCGTCCGCGCCTTCCTGCACTCCTACTCGCACGAGGTGTCTCTCACGGCCGACTCTCGCAAGAGCCACCTCCGCTTCTCGGACGGCAGCTGCTGCGACACCCTCCCGGCTCGGCCCCCGCCCGACGAGCCCGAGACTCTGCTCGGGCAGGAGAATCTCCCCTGTGCTCCTCCCGTGAATTCCGCCGCTCCTCCGGTGAGTTTCTCCTACTACACCGTGTCCTCAACGGTTTTCTAA